In Thermodesulforhabdus norvegica, a single window of DNA contains:
- the larB gene encoding nickel pincer cofactor biosynthesis protein LarB, which yields MERLRRLLEEYRKGNVGIDEVMSFLKELPYENLSFARIDHHRALRRGFPEVIYGEGKKAEHLRAIVESMARRGSNVLITRLDRQNAEILNHAFPEARYHADARVWILQNSEIPSIPNGYIAVLTGGTLDIPVAEEAALTAELMGSQVRRFYDVGVAGLHRLLDIREEVCGASAWVVVAGMEGALPSVVAGLVEGPVVAVPTSVGYGSHFNGIAPLLAMLTTCVPGIVVVNIDNGFGGGYVASVIHRRIALGRGWEDGERRFQTRWERSRSDLEARSCQRSSEDEGTATSEETPR from the coding sequence ATGGAAAGACTTCGCAGGCTTCTTGAGGAGTATCGGAAGGGGAATGTCGGTATCGATGAGGTTATGTCTTTTCTCAAAGAGCTGCCTTACGAAAATCTTTCTTTTGCCCGTATAGATCATCACCGTGCCCTCAGGCGGGGTTTTCCCGAAGTAATTTACGGCGAGGGGAAAAAAGCGGAACATCTCCGTGCTATTGTCGAGTCCATGGCCCGCAGGGGCAGTAATGTACTTATAACCAGGCTGGACCGTCAAAATGCAGAAATCCTGAATCATGCCTTCCCCGAAGCCCGTTATCATGCAGATGCGCGGGTATGGATACTTCAGAATTCGGAAATTCCTTCTATTCCCAATGGTTACATTGCCGTTCTTACGGGCGGAACACTCGATATACCCGTTGCCGAGGAAGCGGCATTGACGGCAGAGCTTATGGGTAGTCAGGTCAGAAGATTTTATGATGTTGGGGTTGCAGGACTTCACAGATTGCTGGACATTCGGGAAGAAGTATGCGGGGCTTCTGCATGGGTTGTCGTAGCCGGTATGGAAGGAGCGCTTCCCAGTGTTGTCGCCGGCCTTGTTGAAGGCCCTGTGGTAGCAGTGCCCACAAGTGTTGGCTACGGGTCCCACTTCAACGGTATAGCGCCTCTGCTTGCCATGTTGACCACCTGTGTCCCGGGTATTGTTGTCGTAAATATTGACAATGGCTTTGGAGGGGGGTATGTGGCATCTGTTATACACAGACGCATAGCCCTTGGAAGGGGGTGGGAAGATGGCGAGAGGAGATTTCAGACCCGATGGGAAAGAAGCCGCAGTGATCTCGAAGCTCGATCATGCCAAAGAAGCTCAGAAGATGAAGGCACTGCGACTTCTGAAGAAACACCTCGATGA
- the asnS gene encoding asparagine--tRNA ligase, producing MIQEGTPVREILRRWAEHIGRRVMINGWVRTRRDSKAGISFVEVNDGSCLKNLQVIVDHGRDRFQEILQSLTTGASVSITGVVRRSPAKGQPVEVEAESISIVGSCDPASYPLQKKRHSFEFLREIAHLRPRTNTIGAVMRVRNSVSYAVHRFFQERGFYYIHTPIITTSDCEGAGEVFRVTAQQDPEFFGRPTYLTVSGQLQAEVYALALGKVYTFGPTFRAENSQTRRHLSEFWMIEPEMAFADLENDLALAQDFLHHVVSSVMSECDEELQFFSKFFDEKLLERLQTVAERPFEVVTYTEAISLLKKSGENFTYPAEWGCDLQAEHERYLTERVFNGPVAVIHFPRDIKPFYMKVNDDGRTVAAMDVLVAGVGEIIGGSEREYRYELLLEQMKLKGMNPEAYEWYLDLRKYGSVPHAGFGLGLERLIQFLTGVPNIRETIPFPRVPGYAFA from the coding sequence ATGATTCAAGAAGGAACGCCGGTTCGTGAAATCCTGAGAAGATGGGCAGAACATATCGGTCGCAGGGTAATGATTAACGGATGGGTCAGAACCCGGCGGGACTCCAAGGCAGGTATAAGCTTTGTGGAAGTTAATGACGGGAGCTGCCTCAAAAACCTTCAGGTCATAGTGGATCACGGCCGGGACCGATTTCAGGAAATCCTGCAAAGCCTCACCACGGGAGCGTCGGTTTCGATAACCGGCGTCGTCAGAAGGTCCCCCGCAAAGGGTCAGCCCGTGGAAGTTGAAGCAGAAAGCATCTCCATTGTCGGCTCCTGTGACCCTGCTTCCTATCCGCTTCAGAAAAAACGCCATTCCTTCGAGTTCCTCCGCGAAATTGCCCATCTCCGCCCTCGCACCAACACCATCGGAGCGGTTATGAGAGTTCGTAACTCCGTAAGCTATGCCGTTCATCGCTTCTTTCAAGAGCGGGGTTTTTATTATATTCACACGCCCATTATTACAACCAGCGATTGCGAAGGGGCGGGAGAAGTTTTCAGGGTCACGGCCCAGCAGGATCCGGAATTCTTTGGAAGGCCGACCTACTTGACCGTAAGCGGTCAGCTACAGGCTGAAGTCTATGCTTTGGCGCTGGGTAAGGTTTACACCTTCGGCCCCACCTTCAGGGCGGAAAATTCACAAACCCGGAGGCACCTTTCCGAATTCTGGATGATCGAACCCGAAATGGCCTTTGCCGATCTGGAAAACGATCTGGCTCTGGCCCAGGATTTTCTCCACCATGTTGTGAGCTCCGTAATGAGCGAATGTGACGAGGAGTTACAGTTCTTTTCAAAATTCTTTGACGAAAAGCTCCTTGAGAGACTTCAAACGGTCGCCGAGAGGCCTTTCGAAGTCGTTACGTATACCGAAGCCATATCATTGCTTAAAAAATCCGGGGAAAACTTCACATATCCCGCCGAATGGGGTTGCGATCTTCAGGCCGAGCACGAACGCTACCTGACCGAAAGGGTTTTTAATGGCCCCGTTGCAGTAATTCACTTCCCCCGAGACATCAAGCCCTTTTACATGAAGGTAAACGATGACGGACGAACCGTTGCGGCAATGGACGTGCTCGTGGCCGGGGTGGGTGAGATAATAGGAGGATCAGAGCGAGAATACCGCTACGAGCTTCTTTTGGAACAGATGAAGCTGAAGGGTATGAACCCCGAGGCCTATGAATGGTATCTTGATTTAAGGAAGTACGGCAGCGTTCCCCATGCAGGCTTCGGGCTCGGGCTTGAAAGGCTCATACAGTTTCTCACGGGCGTCCCCAACATTCGCGAGACCATACCCTTTCCTCGAGTGCCCGGTTATGCCTTTGCCTGA
- a CDS encoding sulfide/dihydroorotate dehydrogenase-like FAD/NAD-binding protein — protein sequence MFKIVDKKTLSPSTKLVVVRAPHVAKRARPGQFVMIQIDESGERIPLTIADFDRRAGTVTMIFQEVGKTTMHLGTLRPGDELFAVAGPLGHPSEIALYGKVLCIGGGVGIAPIFPIARALKEAGNTVLSIIGARTKDLLFWEDRMASVSDELIICTDDGSYGRKAVVTQPLQEILMKEASNIARIWAIGPAVMMKFVCKATEPYGIPTIVSLNTIMVDGTGMCGSCRVDLKGETKFVCVDGPEFDGHLVNWENLLMRLCIYREEEQLALNRWLETTQGVIAAGGKA from the coding sequence ATGTTCAAAATTGTGGATAAAAAGACCCTGAGCCCGTCCACAAAGCTTGTGGTCGTGAGAGCTCCCCATGTGGCAAAGCGGGCAAGGCCGGGGCAGTTCGTTATGATTCAGATTGATGAGTCGGGAGAAAGAATTCCTCTAACCATTGCAGATTTCGACCGAAGGGCAGGAACCGTCACGATGATCTTTCAGGAAGTCGGGAAAACAACCATGCACCTCGGCACACTTCGTCCCGGAGATGAACTGTTTGCCGTAGCCGGCCCCTTAGGGCATCCGTCGGAAATAGCCCTTTACGGCAAGGTCCTGTGTATAGGCGGCGGTGTGGGTATAGCGCCCATATTCCCCATAGCAAGAGCACTCAAAGAAGCGGGTAACACGGTCCTTTCCATTATAGGAGCCAGAACAAAGGATCTTCTCTTCTGGGAAGATCGTATGGCTTCCGTTTCCGACGAGCTCATTATCTGCACCGATGATGGATCTTACGGCAGAAAAGCAGTCGTTACCCAACCACTTCAGGAAATCCTGATGAAAGAGGCATCGAATATCGCCCGGATCTGGGCAATCGGACCGGCCGTGATGATGAAGTTTGTCTGCAAAGCCACAGAACCCTACGGCATTCCCACAATCGTCAGTCTGAACACCATCATGGTTGACGGCACGGGTATGTGCGGTAGCTGTCGTGTGGACTTAAAAGGAGAGACCAAGTTCGTCTGCGTTGACGGGCCCGAATTCGACGGACATCTTGTGAACTGGGAAAACCTCCTGATGCGACTTTGCATCTACAGGGAAGAAGAGCAACTCGCACTTAACCGATGGCTCGAGACGACTCAAGGTGTTATTGCGGCTGGAGGTAAGGCCTGA
- a CDS encoding 3-deoxy-D-manno-octulosonic acid transferase, giving the protein MTTKNKYLSSLPGRLYAATGPVLAGLYVSYRTLRGNDEAFFWDGRRWSAERGVSLPEPRILFHGASVGEITGILPVIKSLNEMGFSGSVIISTGTPAGFRRVKALAEDKVLAVPAPFDVLPAVANFLNSLKPSLYVLFEADYWPATILSLAERSIPAVLCNGRISSPSFRLYRLCGGLFRGVFSHFSWMGMVHERDRTRAISLGADFQRVEVVGSTKYDLLAEQVGRLSEVYKKWKGLLPVADGVPVMVAGSLRGQECRAFAELAVDLFAEFAELVCILAPRHGKRVSELERECARAGVPARRLSAYLNPRCGSLDREDEIRRQIIIVDTVGHLFELYSLADLAFCGGTFEKIGGHNIVEPVVWGCPVIFGPHVFKVSREADLLEKAGAGIRVENLSELYSAVKAALKGLHRRKIDEAVVHALMGELAGVSKICAARIMEILS; this is encoded by the coding sequence ATGACAACAAAAAATAAATACCTCTCTTCGCTTCCCGGAAGGCTGTACGCTGCAACGGGTCCCGTTCTGGCAGGACTTTACGTATCATATAGAACCCTTCGTGGCAATGATGAGGCGTTCTTCTGGGATGGGCGCCGGTGGTCGGCCGAAAGAGGGGTCTCTCTCCCTGAACCCAGAATTCTTTTTCACGGGGCTTCAGTAGGAGAAATCACGGGCATTCTTCCGGTAATAAAAAGCTTAAACGAAATGGGATTCTCCGGATCCGTGATTATCTCAACGGGAACTCCGGCCGGTTTCCGCAGGGTTAAGGCTCTTGCAGAGGATAAGGTGCTCGCCGTTCCTGCACCTTTTGATGTTCTCCCTGCCGTAGCTAATTTTCTGAACTCCCTTAAGCCGTCTCTGTATGTGTTGTTCGAAGCAGACTATTGGCCTGCAACGATTCTTTCGCTTGCGGAAAGATCAATCCCTGCAGTACTCTGTAACGGACGGATTTCTTCCCCTTCCTTTCGCCTTTACCGGCTTTGCGGTGGCCTGTTCCGTGGGGTTTTCTCTCACTTTTCCTGGATGGGAATGGTCCATGAAAGAGATCGAACCCGTGCGATCTCTTTAGGGGCCGATTTTCAAAGGGTGGAAGTTGTTGGATCCACGAAATACGATCTGCTGGCAGAACAGGTGGGCAGACTATCTGAGGTTTATAAAAAGTGGAAAGGCCTATTGCCCGTTGCCGATGGTGTGCCCGTCATGGTTGCGGGGAGTTTAAGAGGGCAGGAGTGTCGGGCTTTTGCTGAACTCGCCGTGGATCTTTTTGCCGAATTTGCCGAGCTCGTTTGCATTCTGGCCCCCAGGCACGGCAAAAGGGTTTCGGAGCTGGAAAGGGAATGTGCCCGTGCCGGTGTTCCTGCCCGGCGGCTTTCTGCTTATCTCAATCCCCGTTGCGGTAGTTTGGACCGGGAAGACGAGATAAGAAGGCAGATTATAATTGTTGACACCGTCGGTCATCTCTTTGAGCTCTATTCCCTGGCCGACCTTGCCTTTTGTGGTGGAACCTTTGAGAAGATCGGAGGCCATAACATTGTAGAACCCGTTGTGTGGGGGTGTCCCGTGATTTTTGGCCCTCATGTGTTTAAAGTATCCCGTGAAGCGGATCTGCTGGAAAAGGCGGGCGCCGGAATTCGGGTAGAAAATCTTTCCGAACTTTATTCTGCCGTTAAGGCTGCCCTTAAAGGGTTGCACAGGAGAAAGATCGATGAAGCCGTTGTTCACGCCTTAATGGGTGAACTTGCAGGTGTTTCGAAAATCTGCGCCGCCCGGATCATGGAAATTCTTTCGTGA
- the gltA gene encoding NADPH-dependent glutamate synthase gives MAIPRQVMPEQDPTIRRYNFQEVALGFTWELALQEAERCLQCEHPRCVQGCPVGVPIPEFILALREGDIERAVSVMKTKNSLPAVCGRVCPQELQCEALCVRGKKGQPVAIGRLERFIGDFELTHRTCPLKKKADTGRRVAVIGSGPAGLTCAIDVAKEGHRVVIFEALHLPGGVLVYGIPEFRLPKEVVRSEIQYAAECLEIEIRTNHVIGKTLTVDDLLGEYDAVFIGTGAGLPIFLEIPGTNLIGVMSANEFLTRVNLMKGYLFPDYDTPVKVGKKVCVIGAGNVAMDAARCAVRLQYLRAKREGWKEPGRVSIIYRRSREEIPARAEEVHHAEEEGVVFELLTAPVEILGGPDQRVRALKCVRMELGEPDSSGRRRPVPIEGSEFEIEADMVIFALGTSPNPMVFNEAPGLERTKHGTVVMKDPEKCRTTLPRVWAGGDIVTGAATVVSAMGAGKRAAADINRFLTAKEQNW, from the coding sequence ATGGCAATCCCCCGGCAGGTTATGCCCGAGCAGGATCCCACGATCAGACGATACAACTTCCAGGAAGTTGCCCTGGGGTTTACATGGGAGCTGGCCCTTCAGGAGGCCGAAAGATGCCTTCAATGCGAGCATCCCAGGTGCGTTCAGGGTTGCCCTGTTGGGGTGCCGATACCGGAATTCATTCTGGCACTCAGAGAAGGCGACATAGAACGGGCGGTATCCGTAATGAAAACCAAAAATAGCCTTCCGGCCGTCTGCGGAAGGGTCTGTCCTCAGGAACTACAATGCGAAGCCCTGTGCGTCAGGGGCAAAAAGGGTCAGCCCGTCGCCATTGGGCGGCTCGAAAGATTCATCGGCGACTTCGAATTGACGCACAGAACATGCCCGTTGAAGAAAAAAGCCGACACGGGCAGAAGGGTTGCAGTCATAGGAAGTGGCCCTGCGGGTCTTACCTGCGCAATCGATGTGGCTAAAGAAGGGCACAGGGTCGTAATTTTTGAAGCCCTTCATCTGCCGGGCGGTGTGCTCGTTTACGGAATTCCCGAATTCCGACTGCCTAAAGAGGTGGTGCGCAGCGAGATACAATACGCCGCGGAGTGCCTTGAAATCGAAATCCGCACAAATCACGTAATAGGGAAAACCCTTACAGTTGATGATCTTCTCGGGGAATACGACGCCGTCTTTATCGGAACGGGTGCAGGATTGCCTATTTTCCTTGAAATACCGGGAACCAACCTTATCGGTGTAATGAGTGCCAACGAATTTTTAACCCGAGTAAACCTCATGAAGGGCTACCTCTTTCCCGATTACGACACTCCGGTAAAGGTGGGCAAAAAGGTTTGTGTCATCGGAGCGGGAAATGTGGCCATGGATGCCGCAAGATGTGCGGTAAGGCTTCAATATCTCAGGGCAAAGAGGGAAGGATGGAAGGAACCCGGTCGGGTATCCATAATCTACCGGAGATCACGGGAAGAGATTCCCGCCAGGGCCGAAGAAGTTCACCATGCGGAAGAAGAAGGCGTGGTATTTGAGCTGCTCACGGCCCCCGTTGAAATTCTCGGGGGTCCGGATCAGCGCGTTCGGGCGCTGAAATGCGTCAGGATGGAATTGGGAGAGCCGGATTCCTCAGGTAGGCGAAGACCCGTACCCATCGAGGGATCAGAATTCGAAATCGAAGCCGACATGGTCATATTCGCTCTCGGTACCTCACCCAACCCGATGGTCTTTAATGAGGCTCCGGGCCTGGAGAGAACCAAACACGGAACAGTGGTTATGAAGGATCCTGAAAAATGCAGAACCACCCTTCCCCGGGTGTGGGCCGGGGGCGATATCGTTACCGGAGCCGCAACCGTTGTCAGCGCCATGGGTGCGGGAAAGCGAGCAGCAGCGGACATTAACAGGTTTCTTACCGCAAAGGAACAGAACTGGTAA
- the cobA gene encoding uroporphyrinogen-III C-methyltransferase, which produces MSKAITGKVYLVGAGPGDPGLITVKGLDLIAQADCIIYDYLANEALLSHARPNAEKIYVGKQGGRHSMSQEEINRLLVEKGRYLKVVRLKGGDPFVFGRGGEEAEVLKEAGIPFEVVPGVTSAVAAPAYAGIPLSHRDFTASIAFVTGHEREDRQDSKVNWKALAELKGTLAFFMGVKNLPYIVDRLIHYGAPKDTPVAVIRWGTTPRQKSVTGTLGDIVERVKEAGITPPAIIVVGSVVTLRDRLNWFETRPLFGKRIIITRTRTQASELRRELEALGADCIEFPTIEIIDPPSWDAVDEACKNLESYDWVIFTSVNGVDRFFDRLLYHGLDGRALGKCRIAAIGPATARRLQNYFIRADVIPDGYRAEELIKALPEEQIKRAKVLIPRALVARDLLPETLKDMGAHVDVVPVYQTVRASGERARETAEMLKEGSIDFITFTSSSTVTNFVSIMEPWGGVSLLRDVKVASIGPITTETAHSLGIKVTITAREYTIRGLVEAITEFFTARV; this is translated from the coding sequence ATGAGTAAAGCAATTACCGGTAAGGTATATTTAGTGGGTGCAGGACCCGGCGACCCGGGCCTGATCACCGTTAAGGGGCTAGACCTGATCGCTCAGGCCGACTGCATAATTTACGACTATCTGGCCAATGAAGCGTTGCTATCCCACGCTCGCCCGAATGCGGAAAAGATTTACGTGGGCAAGCAGGGCGGTCGTCATTCCATGAGCCAGGAAGAGATAAACAGGCTTCTCGTGGAAAAAGGCCGATACCTTAAGGTAGTGCGCCTGAAAGGAGGCGATCCTTTTGTTTTCGGGCGGGGCGGAGAAGAAGCGGAAGTTCTGAAAGAGGCGGGTATCCCTTTTGAGGTCGTCCCGGGAGTAACTTCGGCAGTTGCGGCCCCTGCATATGCCGGCATCCCTCTTTCACACAGAGACTTCACGGCTTCAATAGCCTTTGTCACCGGTCACGAACGTGAAGACCGGCAGGACTCTAAGGTAAACTGGAAGGCTCTGGCAGAACTTAAAGGCACACTGGCTTTCTTCATGGGAGTAAAAAACTTACCCTACATTGTGGACCGACTGATTCACTACGGCGCCCCGAAGGATACACCCGTAGCCGTTATCAGGTGGGGAACCACGCCGAGGCAGAAGTCGGTCACGGGAACGCTGGGCGATATTGTGGAGCGAGTAAAGGAGGCAGGGATTACCCCGCCTGCCATAATCGTCGTGGGTTCTGTGGTAACGCTGAGAGACCGGCTGAATTGGTTTGAAACCAGGCCGCTTTTTGGAAAAAGAATTATCATCACAAGAACCCGCACACAGGCAAGCGAGCTCCGACGCGAGCTGGAGGCTCTGGGAGCCGACTGCATAGAGTTTCCCACCATAGAAATTATCGATCCTCCTTCGTGGGATGCCGTAGACGAGGCCTGCAAAAACCTCGAAAGCTACGACTGGGTCATTTTCACAAGCGTTAACGGCGTTGATCGGTTTTTCGACAGGCTTCTGTATCACGGCCTGGACGGCCGGGCTCTTGGAAAATGCAGGATTGCGGCCATAGGGCCGGCAACGGCCCGAAGGCTTCAGAACTACTTCATAAGAGCCGACGTTATACCGGATGGCTACAGAGCAGAAGAACTGATAAAGGCCCTTCCGGAGGAGCAGATAAAAAGAGCGAAGGTCTTAATACCTCGTGCCCTGGTTGCAAGAGACCTTCTTCCGGAAACTCTGAAGGACATGGGCGCTCATGTAGATGTCGTACCGGTCTATCAGACAGTGAGGGCTTCGGGAGAAAGAGCCCGGGAAACGGCGGAAATGCTTAAAGAGGGCTCTATTGACTTCATCACCTTTACATCATCTTCAACGGTAACCAACTTCGTTTCCATTATGGAACCCTGGGGGGGTGTATCCCTTTTACGAGATGTAAAGGTCGCATCCATCGGGCCAATAACCACGGAAACGGCGCATTCACTGGGCATAAAAGTCACGATAACGGCCCGAGAATACACCATAAGAGGCCTTGTTGAAGCCATCACGGAATTCTTTACCGCCCGGGTTTAA
- a CDS encoding nucleotide sugar dehydrogenase, which produces MESDLLRKIEARSSKIGVIGLGYVGLPLLLRCAECGFPIIGFDIDGQKVNLLRRGETYIRHIDPERIRNLRRKGLLDVTDDFSRLNEPDCILICVPTPLSPNREPDLSYVVKTAEDIAGKLRPGQAVVLESTSYPGTTEELLLPLFRQTGLLVGRDFFLGYSPEREDPGNPVYHSGNIPKIVSGITPRCLKVISAFYEKISGKIVPVSSTKVAEFAKLLENIYRSVNIALVNEMKILAHRMGVNIWEVIEAASTKPFGFTPFYPGPGLGGHCIPVDPFYLSWKAREYGLTARFIELAGEINVSMPRYVVERIMEALNDRGRCLKGSKILILGIAYKKDVDDDRESPAYPIMDMLMKLGASVSYHDPLIPKLKPTRKYAFSMEAVELTEEFLESVDAVVIVTDHSSYDYDWIVRHAGLVVDTRNATRYVKEGREKVVMA; this is translated from the coding sequence ATGGAATCGGACCTTCTGAGAAAAATCGAGGCCCGTTCGTCGAAGATAGGCGTTATAGGCCTCGGCTATGTGGGATTGCCTCTGCTTCTCAGATGTGCCGAATGCGGCTTTCCGATCATCGGGTTTGACATAGACGGTCAAAAGGTGAATTTGCTTCGTCGGGGGGAAACCTATATTCGACATATCGATCCCGAGCGAATTCGGAACCTTAGACGGAAAGGCCTGCTGGACGTTACCGATGATTTTTCCAGGCTGAATGAGCCGGACTGTATTTTGATTTGTGTTCCCACACCGCTTTCACCCAACAGGGAACCCGATCTGAGCTACGTGGTGAAAACCGCAGAGGATATTGCCGGAAAGCTCAGACCCGGCCAGGCGGTGGTTCTTGAAAGTACCTCTTATCCCGGAACGACCGAGGAACTCCTTCTTCCCCTTTTCAGGCAAACGGGCCTTCTGGTGGGTAGGGATTTTTTCCTCGGTTATTCCCCGGAGCGTGAAGACCCGGGCAATCCCGTGTACCATTCGGGGAACATTCCCAAGATAGTGAGCGGCATAACCCCCCGGTGTCTCAAGGTCATATCGGCGTTTTACGAGAAGATATCGGGTAAGATTGTGCCCGTTTCGTCTACAAAGGTTGCCGAGTTTGCCAAGCTGCTGGAAAACATTTACAGGAGTGTAAATATTGCTCTGGTAAACGAAATGAAGATCCTGGCCCACCGAATGGGAGTAAACATCTGGGAAGTTATCGAGGCGGCGTCAACAAAGCCTTTTGGCTTCACGCCCTTTTATCCCGGTCCGGGTCTTGGAGGACACTGCATACCCGTTGATCCTTTTTATCTTTCCTGGAAGGCTCGAGAATACGGGCTTACGGCTCGCTTCATTGAACTGGCAGGAGAAATCAACGTATCTATGCCCCGGTATGTGGTCGAGCGCATTATGGAAGCCTTAAACGATCGGGGAAGATGTCTGAAGGGTAGCAAAATACTCATACTCGGAATAGCCTACAAAAAGGATGTCGATGATGATAGAGAATCTCCTGCCTATCCCATTATGGATATGCTTATGAAATTGGGTGCATCCGTCAGTTATCACGATCCGCTTATTCCAAAGCTCAAACCCACAAGAAAGTACGCCTTCTCCATGGAAGCCGTTGAACTGACGGAGGAGTTTCTTGAGAGTGTTGACGCCGTCGTTATAGTAACCGATCACTCGTCCTACGATTACGACTGGATTGTACGACATGCCGGGCTGGTCGTGGATACCCGGAATGCCACCCGGTATGTAAAAGAAGGACGTGAAAAGGTGGTGATGGCCTGA